A genomic segment from Gossypium hirsutum isolate 1008001.06 chromosome D04, Gossypium_hirsutum_v2.1, whole genome shotgun sequence encodes:
- the LOC107959730 gene encoding uncharacterized protein, producing MKTLATISQVGLLHRRRQMCLRPLTTVLSPAIAPSPMVNVILMAFSQDINSLKHIALMEAKMKKLSDLLSKTIEQTKENVVKKLALTYEEMEQECKEIMDGFAEGKDLVVSVMSAMGEEQICALKDIGPK from the exons ATGAAAACCCTTGCAACAATAAGTCAAGTTGGTTTACTCCACCGCCGCCGCCAAATGTGCCTGAGGCCATTAACAACAGTACTGTCACCTGCAATTGCTCCTTCCCCAATGGTGAATGTCATATTGATGGCAT TTTCACAAGACATTAACAGTCTGAAACATATTGCATTGATGGAGGCCAAGATGAAAAAACTCTCTGATTTACTGAGTAAG ACAATtgaacaaacaaaagaaaatgtggtAAAGAAGCTAGCATTGACGTATGAGGAAATGGAACAAGAATGTAAGGAG ATCATGGATGGTTTTGCTGAGGGGAAAGACCTGGTTGTGTCTGTTATGTCTGCAATGGGGGAAGAGCAGATATGTGCTCTCAAAGACATTGGTCCTAAGTAG
- the LOC107959729 gene encoding uncharacterized protein isoform X2, whose translation MNCAAMVVVGYRPVLSPKCFASNPKINTDQLRYQLDQLHAEAETTRAKANNARLRFLRLSEAAEKLRRQAAVSMQRGKENEARDLLFQKKRVMQALEKSKSRIELLDKLATKLNEVINVKETQLIGNIVSDSEIGEEDGSSPVRIISPKEQAENNKNKNKDFGLDALTVGEDQKLLLDTDDLVEQPANKELEEHKAFAFNEDNRTSSLAAISTYEDFLEHLDQQLKQIEQELLTILNVSTLFLDDEKPKNVKVQQTTGLLESILDLRQRFLLPVTREKQRLSA comes from the exons ATGAATTGTGCAGCAATGGTTGTCGTAGGTTACAGGCCTGTCCTAAGCCCCAAATGCTTTGCTTCAAATCCCAAAATCAACACAGATCAACTTCGTTACCAGCTTGACCAACTTCATGCTGAAGCTGAGACCACCCGAGCCAAAG CTAACAATGCTAGATTGAGGTTTTTGCGGCTATCAGAGGCAGCGGAGAAGCTTCGACGACAGGCAGCTGTTAGTATGCAAAGGGGGAAGGAAAATGAGGCAAGGGACCTGCTTTTTCAGAAAAAGAGGGTTATGCAAGCTTTGGAAAAGTCTAAGAGTCGGATTGAGTTATTGGATAAGCTTGCTACGAAGCTTAATGAG GTGATAAACGTCAAAGAAACTCAACTAATTGGGAATATTGTGTCAGATTCTGAAATTGGTGAAGAAGATGGTTCCAGTCCAGTTCGGATCATATCTCCGAAGGAGCAAGctgaaaacaataaaaataagaataaggaCTTTGGCCTTGATGCTTTAACAGTTGGTGAAGATCAAAAGTTGTTGCTTGATACTGATGATTTGGTGGAGCAACCTGCCAACAAGGAGCTAGAGGAACATAAAGCATTTGCTTTTAATGAAGACAATAGAACTAGCAGCTTGGCAGCAATATCAACTTATGAGGACTTCTTGGAACATTTGGATCAACAGCTCAAACAAATTGAACAAGAACTTCTCACGATATTAAATGTTTCAACACTATTTCTTGATGATGAGAAACCAAAAAATGTGAAGGTGCAGCAAACGACAGGACTTCTTGAGAGTATCCTTGATTTAAGACAGAG GTTCCTACTACCAG TTACTAGAGAAAAACAGAGGCTATCAGCATGA
- the LOC107959729 gene encoding uncharacterized protein isoform X1: MNCAAMVVVGYRPVLSPKCFASNPKINTDQLRYQLDQLHAEAETTRAKANNARLRFLRLSEAAEKLRRQAAVSMQRGKENEARDLLFQKKRVMQALEKSKSRIELLDKLATKLNEVINVKETQLIGNIVSDSEIGEEDGSSPVRIISPKEQAENNKNKNKDFGLDALTVGEDQKLLLDTDDLVEQPANKELEEHKAFAFNEDNRTSSLAAISTYEDFLEHLDQQLKQIEQELLTILNVSTLFLDDEKPKNVKVQQTTGLLESILDLRQRFLLPGKWLNNTGALGGAS, from the exons ATGAATTGTGCAGCAATGGTTGTCGTAGGTTACAGGCCTGTCCTAAGCCCCAAATGCTTTGCTTCAAATCCCAAAATCAACACAGATCAACTTCGTTACCAGCTTGACCAACTTCATGCTGAAGCTGAGACCACCCGAGCCAAAG CTAACAATGCTAGATTGAGGTTTTTGCGGCTATCAGAGGCAGCGGAGAAGCTTCGACGACAGGCAGCTGTTAGTATGCAAAGGGGGAAGGAAAATGAGGCAAGGGACCTGCTTTTTCAGAAAAAGAGGGTTATGCAAGCTTTGGAAAAGTCTAAGAGTCGGATTGAGTTATTGGATAAGCTTGCTACGAAGCTTAATGAG GTGATAAACGTCAAAGAAACTCAACTAATTGGGAATATTGTGTCAGATTCTGAAATTGGTGAAGAAGATGGTTCCAGTCCAGTTCGGATCATATCTCCGAAGGAGCAAGctgaaaacaataaaaataagaataaggaCTTTGGCCTTGATGCTTTAACAGTTGGTGAAGATCAAAAGTTGTTGCTTGATACTGATGATTTGGTGGAGCAACCTGCCAACAAGGAGCTAGAGGAACATAAAGCATTTGCTTTTAATGAAGACAATAGAACTAGCAGCTTGGCAGCAATATCAACTTATGAGGACTTCTTGGAACATTTGGATCAACAGCTCAAACAAATTGAACAAGAACTTCTCACGATATTAAATGTTTCAACACTATTTCTTGATGATGAGAAACCAAAAAATGTGAAGGTGCAGCAAACGACAGGACTTCTTGAGAGTATCCTTGATTTAAGACAGAG GTTCCTACTACCAG GGAAGTGGCTGAATAACACTGGAGCTCTTGGAGGAGCTTCTTAA
- the LOC107959729 gene encoding uncharacterized protein isoform X3 gives MNCAAMVVVGYRPVLSPKCFASNPKINTDQLRYQLDQLHAEAETTRAKEAAEKLRRQAAVSMQRGKENEARDLLFQKKRVMQALEKSKSRIELLDKLATKLNEVINVKETQLIGNIVSDSEIGEEDGSSPVRIISPKEQAENNKNKNKDFGLDALTVGEDQKLLLDTDDLVEQPANKELEEHKAFAFNEDNRTSSLAAISTYEDFLEHLDQQLKQIEQELLTILNVSTLFLDDEKPKNVKVQQTTGLLESILDLRQRFLLPGKWLNNTGALGGAS, from the exons ATGAATTGTGCAGCAATGGTTGTCGTAGGTTACAGGCCTGTCCTAAGCCCCAAATGCTTTGCTTCAAATCCCAAAATCAACACAGATCAACTTCGTTACCAGCTTGACCAACTTCATGCTGAAGCTGAGACCACCCGAGCCAAAG AGGCAGCGGAGAAGCTTCGACGACAGGCAGCTGTTAGTATGCAAAGGGGGAAGGAAAATGAGGCAAGGGACCTGCTTTTTCAGAAAAAGAGGGTTATGCAAGCTTTGGAAAAGTCTAAGAGTCGGATTGAGTTATTGGATAAGCTTGCTACGAAGCTTAATGAG GTGATAAACGTCAAAGAAACTCAACTAATTGGGAATATTGTGTCAGATTCTGAAATTGGTGAAGAAGATGGTTCCAGTCCAGTTCGGATCATATCTCCGAAGGAGCAAGctgaaaacaataaaaataagaataaggaCTTTGGCCTTGATGCTTTAACAGTTGGTGAAGATCAAAAGTTGTTGCTTGATACTGATGATTTGGTGGAGCAACCTGCCAACAAGGAGCTAGAGGAACATAAAGCATTTGCTTTTAATGAAGACAATAGAACTAGCAGCTTGGCAGCAATATCAACTTATGAGGACTTCTTGGAACATTTGGATCAACAGCTCAAACAAATTGAACAAGAACTTCTCACGATATTAAATGTTTCAACACTATTTCTTGATGATGAGAAACCAAAAAATGTGAAGGTGCAGCAAACGACAGGACTTCTTGAGAGTATCCTTGATTTAAGACAGAG GTTCCTACTACCAG GGAAGTGGCTGAATAACACTGGAGCTCTTGGAGGAGCTTCTTAA